The Pseudomonas cucumis sequence GCCGTTCAGGGCGTTTTCTTCGGTGTCTTCAACGAACTCGGTGCTGCCTTTCTTGGCCAGGGCCACGGTCTTCACGCTGGCGGTCTTGTAGCCGATGCCCGAGTAACCTACGCCGTTCAGCGAGGAGCTGATCGACTGCACAACCGAAGCCGAACCCGGTTGCTCGTTGACGTTTGGCTTGAAGTCGCCTTTGCACAGGGCTTCTTCCTTGAAGTAGCCGTAGGTGCCGGATACCGAGTTACGACCGAACAGCTGAACCGGCTTGTTGGCCAAGTCGCCGGTCACACCCAGGTCGCCCCAGGTTTTCACGTCGGTTTTAGCGCCGCACAGACGCGTCGAGGAGAAGATCGCGTCGACCTGTTCCATGGTCAGGTGCTGGATCGGGTTGTCCTTGTGTACGAACACTGCCAAGGCGTCCACGGCAACCGGGATAGCGGTTGGCTTGTAGCCGTACTTGGTTTCGAAGGCTTGCAGCTCGTTGTCCTTCATCTTGCGGCTCATCGGGCCCAGGTTAGCGGTGCCTTCAGTTAATGCCGGTGGCGCGGTAGAAGAACCGGCAGCCTGAATCTGGATGTTTACGTTCGGGTATTCTTTTTTGTAGTTCTCAGCCCACAGGGTCATGAGGTTAGCCAGGGTATCGGAGCCGACGCTGGACAGGTTGCCCGACACACCAGTGGTCTTGGTGTAGCTCGGGATAGCAGGGTCAACAGCGGCAACCGCGTTGGCAGTCGCAACGCCAGCAGCGACAAAAGTCATTGCCGCCATCAAACGCTTCAGTTTCATGCCTTACTCCTAGCAGATAGGTGTGTTAAGTCGGGGCCAAGTATCAGCAGGCCGTGTGAACACTCTATGGCTGAAATATGACAATTGGATGAAAGGCCAGCATTCAGTGTTTAGATCGTTCCCACGCTCTGCGTGGAAATGCATCTCGGGACGCTCTTCGCCCCATTCAAAAGCGGACGCAGAGCGTCCATGGCGGCATTCCCACGCAGAGCGTGGGAACGATCGGTTACAAGGTTAGCGACCCTTCTTCCAGAGATACCCACCCACGACAATCCCGACCCCACAAATAATCGCCACGTAATAGGCCGGCCCCATCGGGCTTTCCTTGAGCAGCAGGGTGACGACCATCGGTGTCAGGCCACCGAAAATCGCGTAAGCCAGGTTGTAGGAAAACGACAACCCGCTGAACCGCACCGCCGCCGGGAAGGCTTTGACCATCACATACGGCACCGCACCGATGGTCCCGACCAGCAGACCGGTCAGGGCATACATCGGGAACAGCCAGTCGGGATGGTTGAACAGGCTGTGATAGAACGTCCACGAACTGATCAGCAGCGCGGCGCTACCGAACACGAACACTCGACCGGCGCCGAAGCGGTCAGCCAATACACCGGAGGCCACACAGCCCAGGCTCAGGAACACGATCGCCAGACTGTTGGCCTGCAACGCGGTAGTCGGCGCGAAGTGGTAAACGGTCTGCAACACGGTCGGGGTCATCAGAATAACGACGATAATGCCGGCGGACAGCAGCCAGGTCAGCAGCATGGAAATCAGAATCGCACCGCGATGGTCACGTAACACGGCGCGCAGCGGCACTTCCTCGGCCAGGGCCTTGCGCAATTGCAGCTCGGCGAACACAGGGGTTTCGTGGAGCCAGCGGCGCAGGTAGACCGAGAACAGGCCAAACACGCCGCCCAGCAGGAACGGGATTCGCCAGGCGTAATCCGACACTTCCACCGGCGTGTAAATGCTGTTGATCGCAGTGGCAACCAACGAGCCCAAAAGAATACCGGCGGTCAGACCGCAGGTCAGCGTGCCGCAGGCATAACCGATGTGCCGCTGTGGCACGTGTTCGGAAACGAATACCCAGGCCCCCGGCACTTCACCGCCAATCGCCGCGCCCTGGATCACCCGCATCAGCAGCAACAGGATCGGCGCCCACATACCGATCTGCGCATAAGTCGGCAGCAAGCCCATGATCAGGGTTGGCACGGCCATCATGAAAATGCTCAAGGTGAACATCTTCTTGCGCCCCAGCAGATCACCGAAGTGTGCCATGACGATGCCGCCCAGCGGCCGCGCCAGATAGCCAGCGGCGAAGATGCCGAACGTTTGCATCAGGCGCAGCCACTCGGGCATGTCGGCGGGGAAGAACAGTTTGCCGACCACCGTGGCGAAGAACACAAAGATGATGAAGTCGTAAAACTCCAGCGCGCCGCCCAGGGCAGACAGCGATAACGTCTTATAGTCGTTGCGGGTCAGCGGACGTGCGGATTGGGTAGGCTGCGCGATGCTCGAGGGCGCTGTGGTCATGGCAAGGGCTTCTCTTATAGTCGGATCTGCAACCTCAACAACGCTGGCAGAGGCTTGGGCAGGTTCGGCACGATAGCAAATTGTTCAAAAAAGCACATGGAGGCGCGTATTTGACGGTCAAAATGAGAACCCGGCGGTCGTCTCGGAGTCTACCGATCGATATACTCGCAACATTGCAACGGCTTGTAAGGGGTTGCTGTGCGAAACCGTCGTTGGCGCCTGTCAGCCGATTTCGCAGAGTTTCCCTTTAGGCGCCTTACGAAAAACGTGACGAACGTAGTATGTTCGGGGCTGAATCGTTTTTCCAAGACGGCTATTCACCCGCTACACCTACGAAGAGTTACGGGTCAGAGGCACCCCCGGCATGATAGAGCTCGAACAAGAAGATCCAATCCCGCAAGGCGACCTGGCCCTGCAAATCACCGCGCTTCCGCGTGAAACCAACGGCTTTGGCGATATTTTCGGCGGCTGGCTGGTGGCGCAGATGGATTTGGCTGGCACCGCCATGGCCAGCAAGGTTGCCGGTGGTCGCGTGGCCACCGTTGCAATCGATCGCATGGCGTTCCTGGTACCGGTCGCGGTGGGCGCTCAGCTGTCCTTTTATACCCAGGCTCTGGAAATCGGCCGCAGCTCGATTCAGATGATGGTCGAAGTCTGGAGCGACGATCCACTGTCCAGCGAATGGCGTAAAGTGACCGAAGCCGTCTTCGTGTTCGTCGCCATCGACGGCAGCGGCCGCACTCGTTCGGTTCCGCCCAGGGCTCGTTAAACCCGGCGACCATTTTGCGGTCCATTGCAGTCCTGTTCCTGATTGAGAGTTGCCCCATGAGCACGCCCAACGTTGAAGCCGTGAAACTGGATGAACTGAATTGCTGGCGTATCCGCCACGGTCAGGCCGAATTGCTGGTGGCCCAGCAAGGCGCACACATCCTCAGTTATCAACTGGCTGGCGAGCCACCGCTGATCTGGCTCAACGACGAGGCGGTGTTCAAGACCGGCAAGAGTATCCGCGCCGGCGTGCCAGTGTGCTGGCCATGGTTCGGCAACCTGTCGCGCAACCCGCAGAGCGTCCAGGCCATGCGCGTCGGCAATGAACCGCCAACAGCCCACGGGCTGGTGCGAGCGATGGACTGGGAGTTGCTCGGCATCGAAACCGAAGGCGATAGCCTGAAGGTGGAATTCGTCCTGCCCTACCCCGAAGGCGGTCTGCCGGGATGGCCGCATCAGGTGGATTTGAAACTGAGCATTCGTCTGGATGAGCAGTTGCATATCAGCCTGACGAGCGAAAACAAGGGCGCCGAACACGTCACGATCAGCCAGGCATTGCACAGCTATTTCGCGGTCAGCGATGTGCGCAACGTGCACGTTGAGGGGCTGGATGGCTTGAGCTATATCGAAACCCTGGACGACTGGAAAACCGTCACCCAGGCCGGTGATCTGCATTTTACCGGCGAGACCGACCGCATTTATCTCAATACCCCGCCGAAGCTGAGCATCGTTGACCCGCACTGGGAACGACGCATCGAACTGACCAGCAGCGGTTCGCGCTCTGCGGTGATCTGGAACCCCTGGATCGACCGCGCCGCCGCGTTCAGCGACATGGCCGACGATGGCTGGCAGCGCATGCTGTGCATTGAAACGGCGAATGTGATGGGTGATGTGGTGACGCTGGCACCGGGGGAAAGTCATACCTTGGGCGTGAGCATCGGTAGCAAACCTTTATAGCAACACCGCTCCCACCGTTGGTTTGTGCCGACCTGACTGGCGCGTTACAAATCCGACTCCTTGACCACCCGCACCTGTGCCGCATCCAGCGCATACGCCGCGTCCGCCAGGTCGTTGTTGACCTTTTCGATCTTCAACGTGCCGGTCACCCACAGCGGCGTGTAGATGTCATTCAGCTTCAAGCCTTTTGGATAACGCACCAGCACCAACTGGTTAGGCGGCGGTGGCGGCACGTGAATGCAAGCGCCTGGATACGGCACAAGGAAGAACAGCGTGCTGTGGCCCTTGGCGTCGGATTCCAGCGGTACCGGATAACCGCCAATGCGGATGTGTTTGTCGTTCATCGACGGCACGGTTTTGGTCGAGTACATCACCGCCGGCAAGCCTTTGCTCTGCTTCATGCCACCCTTTTGGGTAAAGGTGCCATTGGCTTCCGGAGAGTTGTGGTCGATCTCGGGCATGGCCTCGAGGGCCTTCTGGTCCGACTTGGGCATCAGTTCGAGCCAATCGGTTTCCGGCAGTTCGCCGGCATGGGCCAAACCACTGCCCAGGAAGAGAAGAGTCAATAGAAAACGGCGCATGAAAGTGCTCGGCAAAGGAAAGGACGGTGCAACGCCGAGCATTCTAGCCCTCTCCGAGGATGACGCAGAGAGGGCTTTGTCACTTCAATCAGGTCCTTTTTTTGATCAGGCCGTAGATCACCAGCAATACCACCGCGCCCACCAGCGCACCGAGGAAACCTGCGCCTTCTCCAGCGCGGTAAATGCCCAGGGCCTGGCCGCCGTAAGTGGCCGCCAGCGAACCGCCGATACCGAGCAGGATGGTCATGATCCAACCCATGCTGTCATCGCCCGGTTTCAAAAACCGAGCCAGCAGGCCGACGATCAAGCCGATAAAGATGGTTCCGATAATTCCCATGACATTTCCCTCTGATTGAATTGGCTGAAGCCTAGCCAGACTTTGGCATCCTGCCATCAGAGAACGGCGGCTCCTGAAGGTTCCGCCGCTGCCACATGAAACTATTCGGCAATCAGCGCTTCGACCTTGAGGATCTGCGCAGCCAACGTATCACGGTCTGCACAGCGCAGATTGGCGTGACCAACCTTGCGGCCGACCTTGAAGGCTTTGCCGTAGTGATGCAAATGGCAATCGTCGATCGCGATCACTTTCTCTACCGGTGGTACAACACCGATGAAGTTGAGCATCGCGCTCTCGCCGACCTTGGCCGTCGAACCCAGCGGCAGACCGGCGACGGCCCGCAGGTGGTTTTCGAACTGGCTGCACTCGGCGCCTTCGGTGGTCCAATGCCCGGAGTTGTGTACGCGCGGGGCGATTTCGTTGGCCTTGAGGCCACCGTCGACTTCGAAGAACTCGAACGCCATCACACCGACGTACTCCAGCTGCTTGAGTACCCGGCTGGAGTAATCTTCAGCCAACGCTTGCAGCGGGTGATCGGTGCTGGCCACGGACAGCTTGAGAATGCCGCTGTCGTGGGTGTTGTGAACCAGCGGATAGAACTTGGTTTCGCCATCGCGAGCACGCACGGCAATCAGCGAGACTTCGCCAGTGAACGGCACGAAACCTTCCAGCAGGCAGGCGACGCTGCCCAGCTCGGCGAAGGTGCCGGCTACGTCTTCAGGCTTGCGCAAGACTTTCTGGCCCTTGCCGTCGTAACCCAGGGTGCGGGTTTTCAGCACGGCCGGCAGGCCGATGGAATCCACGGCGGCCTCCAGGTCGGCTTGCGATTGAATGTCAGCGAAGGCCGGGGTTGGAATGCCCAGGTCCTTGAACATGCTCTTTTCAAACCAGCGATCGCGAGCGATGCGCAGGGCTTCGGCGCTCGGGTACACCGGGACGAATTGCGACAGGAATGCCACGGTTTCGGCCGGGACGCTTTCGAACTCGAAGGTCACCAGATCAACTTCATCGGCCAACTGGCGCAGGTGATCCTGATCGCCGTAATCGGCCCGCAGATGTTCGCCCAACGCAGCTGCGCAAGCATCCGGCGCCGGGTCCAGGAAAGCGAAGTTCATGCCCAGCGGAGTGCCCGCCAGCGCCAACATGCGGCCCAACTGGCCGCCACCGATTACACCGATCTTCATCGTCAACAACCTCAGGCGATGCGTGGGTCTGGATTGTCCAGGACGCTGTCTGTCTGCTCAGCGCGGAATTTTTTCAGCACGGTATGGAATTGCGGATGCTTGGCGCCCAGGATGCTCGCCGAGAGCAGGGCTGCGTTGATCGCGCCAGCCTTGCCGATGGCCAGGGTGGCGACCGGAATGCCCGCCGGCATCTGCACGATAGACAGCAGCGAATCGACGCCCGAGAGCATCGACGACTGCACTGGTACGCCCAGAACCGGCAGGTGGGTCTTGGCCGCACACATGCCTGGCAAGTGGGCCGCGCCACCGGCACCGGCGATGATCACCTCGATGCCACGAGCCTCAGCCTCTTCGGCGTACTGGAACAGCAGGTCCGGGGTGCGGTGGGCAGAGACCACTTTCACCTCGTAAGGGATGCCGAGCTTTTCCAGCATATCGGCGGTGTGGCTAAGGGTGGACCAATCGGACTTGGAGCCCATGATCACGCCAACCAGTGCGCTCATCGTCGTGCCTCTTCTCTCTGGGCGCCCGCAGGCGCGTCAAAAAACAACAAGCCACGCAGAAATGCGTGGCTTGATTGTACGAAAAATGGCCGGACGAACCGGCCGAAGGCCGCGCAGTATACCTCAAAGAAGCAGATAAACAGCCCCCGATACGACCATCTGTCATACGGCGCAAGGTGCCGGTTTTATTGACCCTGAGGTCAGCGAACATTCAACGCAAGCCCGCTCCCACATTGAATCTTCAGTGGTCTCAGGATCCAGGTGTACTTTGGGCCGCGCCGCCTTCGAGCTTGCGCCACAACAACCGCACGCTGGCCTTGCGCACCAGCGCGCAGCGATACAGACGAATCTCCAATGGCACATGCCATTGCGGACCACCGCAGACGACCAACTCACCGCGCGCCAGTTCGGCGCGCACGCTCAACTGCGGTACCCAAGCGATGCCTAGCCCCTCCAGCGCCATGCTTTTCAGGCTGTCAGCCATGGCCGTTTCGTAAATGGTGGTGAACCTCAGGGCGCGCTGGCGCAGCAGCATGTTTACCGAACGCCCGAGAAATGCTCCGGCGCTGTAGGCCAGCAAAGGCACACTGGCCTCGCCTTCCAGGTCGAACAACGGTTTGCCATCCGCATCGGCGGCGCAGACCGGGAGCATTTCGGTGTCCCCCAGATGCAGCGACGGGAAAATTTCCGGGTCCATTTGCATGGCCGCATCCGGGTCGTAAAACGCCAACATCAGATCGCAGCCGCCTTCGCGCAACGCATGCACCGCATCGCCGACGTTGGTGGCGACCAGTCGCGTGGCGATGTTCAGCCCTTCGTTGCGCAATTGTGCGATCCAGCGCGGGAAGAAACCCAGCGCCAGGGAGTGCGCGGCGGCGACCTGCATCACTTCGCCCTGCCCGCCTTCCAAGTGATGGAGGTGGCGCAGCACTTCACCCAGCTGTTCGACCACGGTTCGCGCGGTGACGAGAAACAGCTGCCCCGCCGCTGTCAACTCGACCGGAGTGCGAGAGCGATTGACCAGGGTCAGCCCCAATGCGGCTTCCAGGCTGCGGATCCGCCGGCTGAATGCAGGCTGAGTCACGAAGCGTCGTTCAGCCGCCTGGGAGAAGCTGCGGGTGGCGGCCAGAGCACTAAAGTCCTCGAGCCATTTGCTTTCCAGATTCATCACGCCCTCCCGGACACGCACCAATTTAGGTCACACGCTCGCCGCACATGCGGCGTCACACGGGCATTATGCCGAATGTGCATAGGCTAGTGTTTAACAGCATTGGCCCAAAATTCTTCACACGCCTAGCATTTGCGGTGTTCCGGCACAGACCGGGTCCCTATCGAGATGATTTCTATCATGTCCTCCGCTGCATCTTTCCGCACAGAAAAAGACCTGCTTGGCGTACTCGAAGTACCTGCTCAAGCGTATTACGGCATCCAGACCCTGCGAGCGGTGAACAACTTCCGTCTCTCCGGCGTTCCGATTTCGCATTACCCGAAGCTGGTTGTCGGCCTGGCAATGGTCAAACAGGCCGCCGCTGACGCCAACCGCGAGTTGGGTCATCTGAGCGAAGCCAAGCACGCGGCTATCAGCGAAGCCTGTGCCCGATTGATCCGCGGCGATTTCCACGAAGAGTTCGTGGTGGACATGATTCAAGGCGGCGCTGGCACTTCGACCAACATGAATGCCAACGAAGTCATCGCCAACATCGCGCTGGAGGCCATGGGCCACAGCAAGGGCGAATACCAGTACCTGCACCCGAACAACGACGTGAACATGGCGCAGTCGACCAACGACGCCTACCCGACTGCGATCCGTCTGGGTCTGCTGCTGGGTCACGATGCGCTGCTGGCCAGCCTCGACAGCCTGATTCAGTCGTTCGCCGCCAAAGGTGAAGAATTCAGCCACGTTCTGAAGATGGGTCGTACCCAGCTGCAAGACGCCGTGCCGATGACCCTGGGTCAGGAATTCCGCGCCTTCGCCACCACCCTGAGCGAAGACCTGGCCCGCCTGAAGACCCTGGCACCTGAGCTACTGACCGAAGTGAACCTGGGCGGCACCGCGATCGGTACCGGTATCAACGCCGACCCGCGTTACCAGGCCCTGGCCGTTCAGCGTCTGGCTCTGATCAGCGGTCAACCGCTGGTGCCGGCCGCCGACCTGATCGAAGCCACCTCCGACATGGGCGCCTTCGTGCTGTTCTCCGGCATGCTCAAGCGCACCGCGGTCAAGCTGTCGAAGATCTGCAACGACCTGCGTCTGCTGTCCAGCGGCCCACGCACCGGCATCAACGAAATCAACCTGCCAGCGCGTCAGCCCGGCAGCTCGATCATGCCAGGCAAGGTCAACCCGGTTATCCCGGAAGCCGTTAACCAGGTTGCGTTCCAGATCATCGGCAACGACCTGGCACTGACCATCGCGGCCGAAGGCGGCCAGCTGCAACTGAACGTGATGGAGCCGCTGATCGCCTTCAAGATCTTCGACTCGATCCGCCTGCTGCAGCGCGCCATGGACATGCTGCGCGAGCACTGCATCGTCGGTATTACGGCCAACGAGGAGCGTTGCCGTGAACTGGTCGAACACTCGATCGGCCTGGTTACCGCGCTGAACCCGTACATCGGCTACGAAAACGCCACCCGCATTGCCCGTATCGCGCTTGAAAGCGGCCGCGGCGTGCTGGAACTGGTGCGTGAAGAAGGCTTGCTCGACGAAGAAATGCTTGCCGACATCCTGCGCCCGGAAAACATGATTGCTCCGCGTCTGGTGCCTCTGAAGGCCTAACCAAACGCCGGCTCCAATGAGAGCCACGCTCACCAGGTCGAGGGACTAGACACCTCTCACCTTTTGAGGGCTTGGGGATTTATTCCCTCAAGCCCTTTTTTTTAACCCTTTGCGGATTTTCACAACATGTTGAATGTTTTCAGTGCCGCCAAGATCGCAGCCTTCGACAGCTTCTACAGGGTTTGACGCCCCTATTGAAGCTGCCGAAGGCTGCGATTTTTGATTTTGCAGCACTTCGTTTCGTCGCTTGCACCACAATCGTGCAGACGGCCGGCACTCTCCTAGGTATAGTGCCGGCCCTCTTCGCGTGAGCGGTCGTCGTTAACGAGGCCCAAACCCATGCGAAACCCGAACTAATAAAACCCGCGATATGGAACCGGAACGAACCTCGATCCACTTGTTGTACCACGCGCAAGCCGGTGTAACGCGATGTGTCGGTCCATCCATTATCTGCACACACAAAAAATAGCGAGGAATAATCCATGCTCGAAGTCATCAACGACTTCCTCTCAGGGAAAGTACTGATCGTGCTCATTGTCGGGCTCGGTAGCTACTTCACGATCCGCTCGCGTTTCGTTCAGTTCCGCCATTTCTTTCACATGTTCGCGGTGTTCCGTGACAGCCTCAAAAGCAGCGCTGGCCAGCTCAGTTCCTTCCAGGCCCTGATGCTCAGCCTCGCTGGCCGCGTCGGTGCGGGCAACATCGCGGGTGTCGGCATCGCCGTGACCCTTGGTGGCCCCGGTGCGGTGTTCTGGATGTGGGTGACCGCGCTGGTCGGCATGTCCAGCAGCTTCTTCGAATGCTCCCTCGGCCAGCTCTACAAGCGCTGCGACTCCGAAGGCCAGTTCCGTGGCGGCCCGTCGTTCTACATTCAGCACGGCCTGCAGAAACGCTGGTTGGGGATGATCATGGCGTTCCTGCTGCTGATCACCTTCGGCTTCGCCTTCAACGGTCTGCAAGCCCATGCCGTGACCCACTCGCTGAACAACGCGTTCGGCTTCGACACCACGTACACCGGGCTGGCCCTGGCGGTATTGCTGGGTCTGGTGTTCATCGGCGGTATCAAGCGGATTGCCAAGGTCGCTGACCTGCTGGTACCGGTCAAAACCCTGGCCTACATCGGCGTGACCCTCTACGTGATCGTGCTGCAATTCGACCACGTTCCAGGCATGTTGATGACCATCGTCAAAAGCGCCTTCGGTCTGGATCAGGCGTTCGGCGGCCTGATCGGCAGCGCCATCGTCATGGGCGTGAAGCGCGGCGTATTCGCCAACGAAGCAGGCCTGGGCAGTGCGCCAAACGTAGCCGCGGTGGCCTCGGTCGAGCACCCGGTCTCGCAAGGTGTAATTCAGGCGTTCAGCGTATTCCTCGACACCTTCGTGATCTGCACCTGCACCGCATTGCTGATCCTGCTGTCGGGCTTCTACACCCCGGGCTTTGAAGGTGACGGCATTGCCTTGACCCAGAACTCCCTGGCCGCCGTGGTCGGTGACTGGGGCCGGATATTCATTTCGGTGGCTCTGTCGTTGTTCGTGTTCACCTCGATCCTCTACAACTACTACCTGGGCGAGAGCAACCTGCGCTTCATGATCGGCGAAAACCGCAAGGCGCTGATCGGCTACCGCACTCTGGTACTGGTGTTGATCTTCTGGGGCGCTATCGAGAACCTTGGCACGGTGTTCGCCTTCGCCGACATCACCATGACCCTGCTGGCATTCGTGAACCTGATCGCGCTGTTCCTGCTGTTCAAGATCGGCATGCGCATCCTGCGTGACTACGATGACCAGCGCGCTGCCGGCATCAAGACCCCGGTGTTCGATTCGAGCAAGTTCCCGGATCTGGACCTGGACCTGAAAGCCTGGCCAGCCAATCCGCCAGCCGCTGCTCCAAAGGCACAGGCTCAGCCGGAAGGCGTGACCGCAGCGCAACGCTGATTGGTAAAAAAACCGGGCGCATCCCCTGCGTCCGGCGTGACACAGCTTACGACCGACGTCATGCTCGGTCGTATGTTGTGGCAGCTTTTTTGATGCTGCCGTTTTGGTTCGAGCCTGAGACCACATCGCTGCCATCGCGAGCAGGCTCGCTCCCACATCGTTTTCGGAGAACCTCCATGAATTCCTCGACCTTTCCTGCTGCCCAGCACGTCATGGTGCTCTACACCGGTGGCACCATCGGCATGCAAGCCAGTGCCCATGGCCTGGCCCCGGCGTCCGGTTTCGAAGCGCGGATGCGCGAGTATCTGCACAGCCAGCCCGAGCTGGTGGTGCCGCAGTGGCGCTTTCGTGAGATGTCGCCGCTGATCGACAGCGCCAACATGACGCCCGCCTACTGGCAGCAACTGCGTGAAGCGGTGGTCGACGCCGTTGATGTCCAGGGCTGCGACAGCGTGTTGATCCTGCATGGCACCGACACCCTGGCTTACAGCGCCGCGGCCATGAGCTTTCAGTTGCTCGGCCTGCATGCTCGCGTTGTGTTCACCGGTTCCATGTTGCCCGCCGGCGTGGCCGACAGCGATGCCTGGGAAAACCTCAGCGGTGCATTGGTTGCTCTTGGCCAGGGCCTGGCGCCGGGCGTTCATCTGTACTTCCACGGCGAACTGCTCGACCCGACCCGTTGCGCCAAGGTTCGCAGTTTCGGCCGTCATCCGTTCAAGCGGCTGGAGCGTCAGGGCGGCGGCGTGAAGGCGACTTCCATGCCGGTGCAGCTGAACTACAACCAGCCTAAACAGCTGGCGAAGGTCGCGGTGCTGCCGCTGTTCCCTGGCATCGGTGCCGATCAACTGGATGGCCTGCTCAACAGTGGTATCCAGGGTCTGGTGCTGGAATGTTATGGCAGCGGCACCGGGCCAAGCGACAATCCCGGGTTTCTCGCCAGCCTGGAACGGGCGCGGGACAAAGGTGTGGTGGTGGTCGCGGTCACGCAATGTCATGAAGGTGGTGTGCAGCTCGACGTGTACGAGGCGGGCAGCCGCTTGCGTGACGCCGGTGTGTTGTCCGGTGGCGGCATGACTCGTGAGGCGGCGTTCGGCAAGTTGCATGGGCTGCTGGGTGCAGGGCTTGAGACAGCTGAAGTTCGGCGGCTGGTTGAACTCGACCTGTGCGGCGAACTTATCTGACACTACACAAAACCCTGTAGGAGCGAGGCTTGCCCGCGAAGCTTTTGGCGCACTTGAGGACGCCTTCGTGGGCAAGCCTCGCTCCTACAGGTCGTTCACAACCGGCATATAACTTGCTCTCCTTCCGGCATGCCCAACGCTGGAAGCACCCATGCTCCACTCTCACCTCACCACCCTCAACG is a genomic window containing:
- the aspA gene encoding aspartate ammonia-lyase, with the translated sequence MSSAASFRTEKDLLGVLEVPAQAYYGIQTLRAVNNFRLSGVPISHYPKLVVGLAMVKQAAADANRELGHLSEAKHAAISEACARLIRGDFHEEFVVDMIQGGAGTSTNMNANEVIANIALEAMGHSKGEYQYLHPNNDVNMAQSTNDAYPTAIRLGLLLGHDALLASLDSLIQSFAAKGEEFSHVLKMGRTQLQDAVPMTLGQEFRAFATTLSEDLARLKTLAPELLTEVNLGGTAIGTGINADPRYQALAVQRLALISGQPLVPAADLIEATSDMGAFVLFSGMLKRTAVKLSKICNDLRLLSSGPRTGINEINLPARQPGSSIMPGKVNPVIPEAVNQVAFQIIGNDLALTIAAEGGQLQLNVMEPLIAFKIFDSIRLLQRAMDMLREHCIVGITANEERCRELVEHSIGLVTALNPYIGYENATRIARIALESGRGVLELVREEGLLDEEMLADILRPENMIAPRLVPLKA
- a CDS encoding alanine/glycine:cation symporter family protein, translating into MLEVINDFLSGKVLIVLIVGLGSYFTIRSRFVQFRHFFHMFAVFRDSLKSSAGQLSSFQALMLSLAGRVGAGNIAGVGIAVTLGGPGAVFWMWVTALVGMSSSFFECSLGQLYKRCDSEGQFRGGPSFYIQHGLQKRWLGMIMAFLLLITFGFAFNGLQAHAVTHSLNNAFGFDTTYTGLALAVLLGLVFIGGIKRIAKVADLLVPVKTLAYIGVTLYVIVLQFDHVPGMLMTIVKSAFGLDQAFGGLIGSAIVMGVKRGVFANEAGLGSAPNVAAVASVEHPVSQGVIQAFSVFLDTFVICTCTALLILLSGFYTPGFEGDGIALTQNSLAAVVGDWGRIFISVALSLFVFTSILYNYYLGESNLRFMIGENRKALIGYRTLVLVLIFWGAIENLGTVFAFADITMTLLAFVNLIALFLLFKIGMRILRDYDDQRAAGIKTPVFDSSKFPDLDLDLKAWPANPPAAAPKAQAQPEGVTAAQR
- a CDS encoding asparaginase, encoding MNSSTFPAAQHVMVLYTGGTIGMQASAHGLAPASGFEARMREYLHSQPELVVPQWRFREMSPLIDSANMTPAYWQQLREAVVDAVDVQGCDSVLILHGTDTLAYSAAAMSFQLLGLHARVVFTGSMLPAGVADSDAWENLSGALVALGQGLAPGVHLYFHGELLDPTRCAKVRSFGRHPFKRLERQGGGVKATSMPVQLNYNQPKQLAKVAVLPLFPGIGADQLDGLLNSGIQGLVLECYGSGTGPSDNPGFLASLERARDKGVVVVAVTQCHEGGVQLDVYEAGSRLRDAGVLSGGGMTREAAFGKLHGLLGAGLETAEVRRLVELDLCGELI